A window of Numenius arquata chromosome 6, bNumArq3.hap1.1, whole genome shotgun sequence contains these coding sequences:
- the DEAF1 gene encoding deformed epidermal autoregulatory factor 1 homolog isoform X1, which produces MEDADSAAKQLGLAEAAAAVAAAAAEGPEQQQQRQPPPQSAASEAEPEASEEEEEEAAAVTVMAADAEHMEMAAEPLPSADEAAAAFAEVTTVTVANVGASADNVFTTSVANAASISGHVLSGRTALQIGDSLNTEKATLIVVHTDGSIVETTGLKGPAAPLTPGPQSPPTPLTSVQEKTGTKYNWDPSVYENELPVRCRNISGILYKNRLGSGGRGRCIKQGDNWYSPTEFEAMAGRASSKDWKRSIRYAGRPLQCLIHDGILNPHAASCTCAACCDDMTLSGPVRLFVPYKRRKKENEMPATPVKKDCPKNITLLPATAATTFTVTPSGQITTSGALTFDRASTVEATAIISESPSQGDVFTGATVQDTSVQQPCRVTHPEPHYPSYQDNCQISPFPEAALPTSHPKIVLTSLPALAVPPTTPTKAISPSVVNGLEVTEQRSWLYLEEMVNSLLNTAQQLKTLIEQAKQASSSFREAAVTQAKIQADVERKEQYQNQLFQQTEDVDGKTEIIIKQSCVNCGREATNECTGCHKVNYCSTFCQRKDWKDHQHICGQSATVTVQADEVHVADSVMEKVTV; this is translated from the exons ATGGAGGACGCCGACTCGGCGGCGAAGCAACTGGGCTTAGCGGAGGCGGCGGCCgcagtggcggcggcggccgcggaaGGACCCGAGCAGCAACAGcagcggcagccgccgccgcaaTCGGCGGCCTCGGAGGCGGAGCCGGAGgcctcggaggaggaggaggaggaggcggcggcggtgacGGTGATGGCGGCAGATGCCGAACACATGGAGATGGCAGCCGAACCCTTGCCCAGCGCCGACGAGGCCGCCGCCGCCTTCGCAG AAGTCACCACCGTGACAGTAGCCAACGTTGGTGCCTCCGCCGACAATGTTTTCACTACATCCGTGGCAAACGCAGCTTCAATTTCAGGACACGTGTTG TCTGGGAGAACGGCCCTGCAGATTGGGGACAGCTTGAATACTGAAAAAGCCACCCTCATAGTGGTTCACACAGACGGCAGCATTGTGGAAACCACAGGGCTGAAGGGGCCAGCAGCACCTCTCACACCAG gaccgCAATCTCCTCCTACCCCTTTAACATCCGTCCAAGAGAAAACTGGAACCAAGTATAACTGGGACCCGTCCGTGTACGAGAACGAGCTCCCGGTGAGGTGCCGGAATATCAGTGGGATTCTGTATAAAAACAGACTCGGCTCAG gaGGCCGTGGGAGGTGCATTAAGCAAGGGGACAACTGGTACAGCCCCACCGAATTTGAAGCTATGGCGGGACGAGCCAGCAGCAAAGACTGGAAGAGGAGCATCCGCTACGCGGGGAGGCCGCTGCAGTGCCTTATTCAC GATGGGATTTTAAATCCTCACGCCGCCTCGTGTACTTGTGCTGCCTGCTGTGATGACATGACTCTG AGTGGCCCCGTACGACTCTTTGTACCATATAAAAGGCGGAAAAAAGAAAACGAAATGCCTGCAACTCCAGTGAAGAAGGATTGCCCCAAAAACATCACTCTGCTTCCTGCCACAGCTGCTACTACAT TCACCGTGACTCCTTCTGGACAGATCACTACCTCCGGCGCTCTGACGTTTGACCGTGCCTCAACAGTGGAAGCCACAGCAATTATCTCGGAAAGTCCGTCCCAGGGTGATGTTTTCACTGGAGCCACTG TTCAGGACACCAGTGTCCAGCAGCCGTGCCGGGTCACTCACCCAGAGCCTCATTATCCCAGTTACCAGGACAACTGTCAGATCTCACCTTTTCCTGAAGCTGCGCTGCCAACCTCGCATCCCAAAATCG TGTTAACCtcactccctgccctggcagTGCCCCCCACGACCCCCACCAAAGCCATATCCCCTTCGGTGGTGAATGGGCTGGAAGTGACGGAGCAGCGGAGCTGGCTCTACCTGGAAGAGATGGTTAATTCACTGCTCAACACCGCCCAGCAGCTGAAGACTCTCATTGAACAGGCCAAACAGGCCAGTTCCTCCTTCCGCGAGGCTGCTGTCACACAAGCAAAGATTCAAGCTGATGTGGAAAGGAAAGAG CAATATCAGAACCAGTTATTTCAACAAACAGAAGATGTGGATGGGAAAACAGAAATCATCATCAAG CAATCCTGTGTCAACTGCGGTCGGGAGGCAACGAACGAGTGCACAGGGTGCCACAAAGTCAACTACTGCTCCACTTTCTGCCAGCGGAAG GACTGGAAGGACCACCAGCACATCTGCGGCCAGTCGGCCACGGTGACGGTACAGGCCGACGAGGTGCACGTCGCGGACAGCGTTATGGAGAAAGTCACCGTCTGA
- the DEAF1 gene encoding deformed epidermal autoregulatory factor 1 homolog isoform X2 — MEDADSAAKQLGLAEAAAAVAAAAAEGPEQQQQRQPPPQSAASEAEPEASEEEEEEAAAVTVMAADAEHMEMAAEPLPSADEAAAAFAEVTTVTVANVGASADNVFTTSVANAASISGHVLSGRTALQIGDSLNTEKATLIVVHTDGSIVETTGLKGPAAPLTPGPQSPPTPLTSVQEKTGTKYNWDPSVYENELPVRCRNISGILYKNRLGSGGRGRCIKQGDNWYSPTEFEAMAGRASSKDWKRSIRYAGRPLQCLIHDGILNPHAASCTCAACCDDMTLSGPVRLFVPYKRRKKENEMPATPVKKDCPKNITLLPATAATTFTVTPSGQITTSGALTFDRASTVEATAIISESPSQGDVFTGATVQDTSVQQPCRVTHPEPHYPSYQDNCQISPFPEAALPTSHPKIVLTSLPALAVPPTTPTKAISPSVVNGLEVTEQRSWLYLEEMVNSLLNTAQQLKTLIEQAKQASSSFREAAVTQAKIQADVERKEQSCVNCGREATNECTGCHKVNYCSTFCQRKDWKDHQHICGQSATVTVQADEVHVADSVMEKVTV; from the exons ATGGAGGACGCCGACTCGGCGGCGAAGCAACTGGGCTTAGCGGAGGCGGCGGCCgcagtggcggcggcggccgcggaaGGACCCGAGCAGCAACAGcagcggcagccgccgccgcaaTCGGCGGCCTCGGAGGCGGAGCCGGAGgcctcggaggaggaggaggaggaggcggcggcggtgacGGTGATGGCGGCAGATGCCGAACACATGGAGATGGCAGCCGAACCCTTGCCCAGCGCCGACGAGGCCGCCGCCGCCTTCGCAG AAGTCACCACCGTGACAGTAGCCAACGTTGGTGCCTCCGCCGACAATGTTTTCACTACATCCGTGGCAAACGCAGCTTCAATTTCAGGACACGTGTTG TCTGGGAGAACGGCCCTGCAGATTGGGGACAGCTTGAATACTGAAAAAGCCACCCTCATAGTGGTTCACACAGACGGCAGCATTGTGGAAACCACAGGGCTGAAGGGGCCAGCAGCACCTCTCACACCAG gaccgCAATCTCCTCCTACCCCTTTAACATCCGTCCAAGAGAAAACTGGAACCAAGTATAACTGGGACCCGTCCGTGTACGAGAACGAGCTCCCGGTGAGGTGCCGGAATATCAGTGGGATTCTGTATAAAAACAGACTCGGCTCAG gaGGCCGTGGGAGGTGCATTAAGCAAGGGGACAACTGGTACAGCCCCACCGAATTTGAAGCTATGGCGGGACGAGCCAGCAGCAAAGACTGGAAGAGGAGCATCCGCTACGCGGGGAGGCCGCTGCAGTGCCTTATTCAC GATGGGATTTTAAATCCTCACGCCGCCTCGTGTACTTGTGCTGCCTGCTGTGATGACATGACTCTG AGTGGCCCCGTACGACTCTTTGTACCATATAAAAGGCGGAAAAAAGAAAACGAAATGCCTGCAACTCCAGTGAAGAAGGATTGCCCCAAAAACATCACTCTGCTTCCTGCCACAGCTGCTACTACAT TCACCGTGACTCCTTCTGGACAGATCACTACCTCCGGCGCTCTGACGTTTGACCGTGCCTCAACAGTGGAAGCCACAGCAATTATCTCGGAAAGTCCGTCCCAGGGTGATGTTTTCACTGGAGCCACTG TTCAGGACACCAGTGTCCAGCAGCCGTGCCGGGTCACTCACCCAGAGCCTCATTATCCCAGTTACCAGGACAACTGTCAGATCTCACCTTTTCCTGAAGCTGCGCTGCCAACCTCGCATCCCAAAATCG TGTTAACCtcactccctgccctggcagTGCCCCCCACGACCCCCACCAAAGCCATATCCCCTTCGGTGGTGAATGGGCTGGAAGTGACGGAGCAGCGGAGCTGGCTCTACCTGGAAGAGATGGTTAATTCACTGCTCAACACCGCCCAGCAGCTGAAGACTCTCATTGAACAGGCCAAACAGGCCAGTTCCTCCTTCCGCGAGGCTGCTGTCACACAAGCAAAGATTCAAGCTGATGTGGAAAGGAAAGAG CAATCCTGTGTCAACTGCGGTCGGGAGGCAACGAACGAGTGCACAGGGTGCCACAAAGTCAACTACTGCTCCACTTTCTGCCAGCGGAAG GACTGGAAGGACCACCAGCACATCTGCGGCCAGTCGGCCACGGTGACGGTACAGGCCGACGAGGTGCACGTCGCGGACAGCGTTATGGAGAAAGTCACCGTCTGA
- the DEAF1 gene encoding deformed epidermal autoregulatory factor 1 homolog isoform X3: protein MEDADSAAKQLGLAEAAAAQQQRQPPPQSAASEAEPEASEEEEEEAAAVTVMAADAEHMEMAAEPLPSADEAAAAFAEVTTVTVANVGASADNVFTTSVANAASISGHVLSGRTALQIGDSLNTEKATLIVVHTDGSIVETTGLKGPAAPLTPGPQSPPTPLTSVQEKTGTKYNWDPSVYENELPVRCRNISGILYKNRLGSGGRGRCIKQGDNWYSPTEFEAMAGRASSKDWKRSIRYAGRPLQCLIHDGILNPHAASCTCAACCDDMTLSGPVRLFVPYKRRKKENEMPATPVKKDCPKNITLLPATAATTFTVTPSGQITTSGALTFDRASTVEATAIISESPSQGDVFTGATVQDTSVQQPCRVTHPEPHYPSYQDNCQISPFPEAALPTSHPKIVLTSLPALAVPPTTPTKAISPSVVNGLEVTEQRSWLYLEEMVNSLLNTAQQLKTLIEQAKQASSSFREAAVTQAKIQADVERKEQSCVNCGREATNECTGCHKVNYCSTFCQRKDWKDHQHICGQSATVTVQADEVHVADSVMEKVTV, encoded by the exons ATGGAGGACGCCGACTCGGCGGCGAAGCAACTGGGCTTAGCGGAGGCGGCGGCCgca CAACAGcagcggcagccgccgccgcaaTCGGCGGCCTCGGAGGCGGAGCCGGAGgcctcggaggaggaggaggaggaggcggcggcggtgacGGTGATGGCGGCAGATGCCGAACACATGGAGATGGCAGCCGAACCCTTGCCCAGCGCCGACGAGGCCGCCGCCGCCTTCGCAG AAGTCACCACCGTGACAGTAGCCAACGTTGGTGCCTCCGCCGACAATGTTTTCACTACATCCGTGGCAAACGCAGCTTCAATTTCAGGACACGTGTTG TCTGGGAGAACGGCCCTGCAGATTGGGGACAGCTTGAATACTGAAAAAGCCACCCTCATAGTGGTTCACACAGACGGCAGCATTGTGGAAACCACAGGGCTGAAGGGGCCAGCAGCACCTCTCACACCAG gaccgCAATCTCCTCCTACCCCTTTAACATCCGTCCAAGAGAAAACTGGAACCAAGTATAACTGGGACCCGTCCGTGTACGAGAACGAGCTCCCGGTGAGGTGCCGGAATATCAGTGGGATTCTGTATAAAAACAGACTCGGCTCAG gaGGCCGTGGGAGGTGCATTAAGCAAGGGGACAACTGGTACAGCCCCACCGAATTTGAAGCTATGGCGGGACGAGCCAGCAGCAAAGACTGGAAGAGGAGCATCCGCTACGCGGGGAGGCCGCTGCAGTGCCTTATTCAC GATGGGATTTTAAATCCTCACGCCGCCTCGTGTACTTGTGCTGCCTGCTGTGATGACATGACTCTG AGTGGCCCCGTACGACTCTTTGTACCATATAAAAGGCGGAAAAAAGAAAACGAAATGCCTGCAACTCCAGTGAAGAAGGATTGCCCCAAAAACATCACTCTGCTTCCTGCCACAGCTGCTACTACAT TCACCGTGACTCCTTCTGGACAGATCACTACCTCCGGCGCTCTGACGTTTGACCGTGCCTCAACAGTGGAAGCCACAGCAATTATCTCGGAAAGTCCGTCCCAGGGTGATGTTTTCACTGGAGCCACTG TTCAGGACACCAGTGTCCAGCAGCCGTGCCGGGTCACTCACCCAGAGCCTCATTATCCCAGTTACCAGGACAACTGTCAGATCTCACCTTTTCCTGAAGCTGCGCTGCCAACCTCGCATCCCAAAATCG TGTTAACCtcactccctgccctggcagTGCCCCCCACGACCCCCACCAAAGCCATATCCCCTTCGGTGGTGAATGGGCTGGAAGTGACGGAGCAGCGGAGCTGGCTCTACCTGGAAGAGATGGTTAATTCACTGCTCAACACCGCCCAGCAGCTGAAGACTCTCATTGAACAGGCCAAACAGGCCAGTTCCTCCTTCCGCGAGGCTGCTGTCACACAAGCAAAGATTCAAGCTGATGTGGAAAGGAAAGAG CAATCCTGTGTCAACTGCGGTCGGGAGGCAACGAACGAGTGCACAGGGTGCCACAAAGTCAACTACTGCTCCACTTTCTGCCAGCGGAAG GACTGGAAGGACCACCAGCACATCTGCGGCCAGTCGGCCACGGTGACGGTACAGGCCGACGAGGTGCACGTCGCGGACAGCGTTATGGAGAAAGTCACCGTCTGA